The Pedosphaera parvula Ellin514 DNA segment TGCGAAGTGAGAACCAAAACCTGGCAGATACAAATCGGTTACTGAGCAAGGAGCGTGACGCAGCTTTGTCCGCATCCACGGCTAACAACGACGAACTCGGACGCTTGCGAAAGGAAAAAGGCGAATTACTTCGACTACGGAGCGAGGTGGGGATGCTCCGCAAGCAAGCATCCGAACTCGCCAACTTCAAGGAGGAAACCCTGCGGCTTCGCGCCGTCTCATCAAACCCGCAAAACAAGCAGGTGATTCAAGCTCAGCCTGCGGGACAAACAAATTTCCCCAAGGAATCCTGGGCGTTCGCTGGTTACGCAACACCGGAAGCGGCGCTACAATCCTGGGTGTGGGCGATGAGCAAGGGGGACAAACAGGCCATGCTAGGCAGTTTGGTTCCTGAGGCTCGAAAGGAGTGGGAAAAGATATTCGGGCAAACATCGGACAGTGAATTTGCAGCCGACGTGGCAAAAGGATTTAAAAACATTGTTGGCTACAAGATTGTTGAGCTGCAGGCTAGTTCTGATTCAGAGGTCGAGCTGAGAATGGAAATGTCCACGACAAACGAACAGAATAACAAGGATAAGATGGGGAAGGCGGAGAAGATGACGCTCCAAAAGGTTGAAAACGAATGGAAGTTGGCCGGCCCATCTAAGAATCAATAACCATGCGGTGCAGCGACCCCGGCCCTGACGCTTTGGTTGCAATCGGACGCCCTCGTTGGTCGGGTGGCGGAGTTGATGGAGATGCTCGCGTGCGCTCGCGCCTTCGGCAAAGTGTGGTGAAATGGGGATGTGGTACCTAGGGCTCGGAAATTTCGAATGGGGGATTTGTGGTGTGTTGCGTGAGGTGGTTTGATCGGCGGCGTGGAGGGGGCAGAGGGCGGATAGGGTGAGGGCGGTGAGCAGGGTGAACAAACGCTTTCAGGGTGGCGCGAACGAATGGCGTTTTATGGGTGAGTTTAGCGGGAGGGGGGTGGGTTGGTCAGCACTGAGGGCGGGTAGAGCACAATGTTTGAACAGGAGGGAACGAAGGTTTGATTTGGTTCCTGATTGTAATCGAGAAACTGCGCCAGTGTTTAATTTCGCGGCACGTGCTGATGCCGAACTGCTCGCACAGTTCCGTCACCGTAAAGCGCGCGCTCCGCGCCAACATCACAAAGCGAATAATCTCTTCCATCGGGGTTACAGTTTTCCAAGCCATAGTGCTCGAAAGTGTAACCTATCACTCCGGATTGTTTGTTACCCATCACTCCGGTTCATACCGTCCAAGTTAGCCTGTTTGGAATGGTGAAAGCTGTGCTTTTGCTCAGGATTTGAAGTGCGCTGAGCCGCTTTCAAAAACAGGTTGGCTGGCCCATGAACCAGAAGTAGGTCAATCAATTATCCCTTTAAATACGCAGTAAAACTGCGCTTACCCGATGAGTTCAAGATTCTATTTTGGACAGTACTAATAACGCTGAACTGATTGAGAGTTTGTCCCGTCTGGCCGATGCTGGGCTTGCATTACGAATTGCCGAACGTGCCAGCTTGAGCCTGAATTGACCATCAGAGGCGCATAATATACCCCTTCTCTTGCAGGGTTGGGCGAATGGCTTACATTGGACTGGGTCTACCTCCCCCGACAGAAAGATTATGGATCGCAATCTCACAATTCTAATCGCCGAAGACAATCCAGACGACGTTATGTTGTTCAAACGGGCGCTGCTAAAGGCCGGGATAAACAATCCGGTGCAGGTGGTTCAATCAGGCAGAGAAGCGATTGAATATCTGCAAGGCTCCGGCAAATTTGCTGATCGCAATGAGCATCCCTTTCCAAGTGTCCTATTCACCGACCTGTCGATGCCCTCGATGAATGGCTTCGAATTATTGCGGTGGTTGCGGGCGCATCCTGTATGTTTCGTTTTTCCCGTGGTCGTGCTGACCAGTTCCGAAATGGATATTGATGTGAAGCAAGCCTACCAGTTGGGGGCAAATTCTTACATGGTCAAACCCAATTCCTTCAATGACTTGGTACAGATGGTTCGTGCGACCTACGAATACTGGTCCTGGTGTGAAAAGACGGGGTGTGCCGGTGAATTATTGAAGGACACAGATGCCGCTACAGACGTTGCGCGGTCATAGCATGTCCACCGAAGTTTTATTCTTCAAAGGAGAGTATTATGAAAGTCAAAGTCAACCATCTCTTCTTCCCACCAATTTCGAGATTAGGGTTCTCAATGCCCTCGGCTTGCCAGCAGCACGGTGCTTTACATAATTGAAAACGAAGATTCATCCCTCTGAATGCAATTGCTGCCGTCTATATTATGTCGCCTTTCGAAGTTCGACCCAGAAGCGGCTACCTTTGCCGGATTCGGATTCAAACCCCACTCTGCCTTTAATGCGCTCGACCAGTTTTTGCACGATTGCCAATCCGATGCCAGTGCCTTCATACTTTTGGCTCAATCCTTCAAACATCACAAAGATACGTTGTTGCTGGTCTGGATTAATGCCAATGCCGCTGTCTTTAAACCACAGCCGCACCCATTCGCCGCGCGGTTCCGCCCAGACACGCACTCGGGGTATTTTGTCGGGGTCAACAAACTTTACGCCATTGCTGAGCAGGTTGGAGAAGACTTGAGTCAGGGCTGCTTTGTTTCCGATGACCAGCGGGAGCGTTCCTTTGATATATATTTCGGCCTGCGGTATGTGAAATTGGGGATAGGAATCAATGATGCCACGCAGTAATGCATCCGGGTCAACTGGTTCCAACGGGAATTCCCCCCGAACCACTTTGCTGTAGTTGAGTGCGTCAGTAATTAGATTGTCCATCCGGGCGGCTGACTCCCCGATGCGATGGAGGTAATCGCGGCCCACAACATCAAGGCGGTCATTGTATTCTTCCCACAGAAATTGTGCAAAACTTCGCATCGCCCGAAGCGGCGCGCGCATGTCATGGGTAATGCTGTAGGAGAAATGTTCCAGCTCACCAATCGTGTCACGGAGTTTGGTGGTGCGTTCCTCGACGCGTTGTTCCAGTTCCGTATTGATGTTCGCAAGCTCATCGCGCATCTGGCGCATGGTTTGTTCCGCGCGTTTGAGTTCCGTAACGTCTGAGGCAAAGACGAACACTCCGCGCGTCTCTCCATTTTTCGTCTTGTCGGGAATAAATGTTATTTCCGCATCGCGCAGGCCGAATCCACTTCGATAGAACGATCCATCAAATTGCAACCATTCGCCTTCCAATGCTCTGCGCAGGAAAGATTCGCGATGACGAAAGAGTGCTTCGCCCAAAAGTTCCCTGACTGGCACGTTGGTGGGATCGCGACCGAACCATTCCGCGTAAGCACCGTTGCCAAACCGGTAAACCCAGTTGGCATCCATATAGCCAATCAAAAGCGGCGCATTGTCGAAAACCAGGTGGAGGCGGTGTTCACTTTCGCGTAATGCCGCCTCCGATTTTCTTCGCACAGTAATGTCAGTGACAATGACGCCAACTTTTCGTTCTTCGGGCCGACCCAGGCGAAACGCATTCACCTCAAACCAACGATGATTGAGTTGCGACACCTCATTTACGTACCGGATCGGTGCGCCAGTCTCGGCAACTCTGCCATAAAGATCGAACCAATGTTGCTCAAGCTGCGGCACCAGTTCACGAACCCTTTTTCCT contains these protein-coding regions:
- a CDS encoding response regulator: MDRNLTILIAEDNPDDVMLFKRALLKAGINNPVQVVQSGREAIEYLQGSGKFADRNEHPFPSVLFTDLSMPSMNGFELLRWLRAHPVCFVFPVVVLTSSEMDIDVKQAYQLGANSYMVKPNSFNDLVQMVRATYEYWSWCEKTGCAGELLKDTDAATDVARS
- a CDS encoding sensor histidine kinase, producing the protein MITRHQPKGTNRRLKGGKQMSGQIEKALPADRSNATPSGELFRAVLESMDRGFCIIELLFDEHGRPNDFRYLEANSAFETQTGLKAAVGKRVRELVPQLEQHWFDLYGRVAETGAPIRYVNEVSQLNHRWFEVNAFRLGRPEERKVGVIVTDITVRRKSEAALRESEHRLHLVFDNAPLLIGYMDANWVYRFGNGAYAEWFGRDPTNVPVRELLGEALFRHRESFLRRALEGEWLQFDGSFYRSGFGLRDAEITFIPDKTKNGETRGVFVFASDVTELKRAEQTMRQMRDELANINTELEQRVEERTTKLRDTIGELEHFSYSITHDMRAPLRAMRSFAQFLWEEYNDRLDVVGRDYLHRIGESAARMDNLITDALNYSKVVRGEFPLEPVDPDALLRGIIDSYPQFHIPQAEIYIKGTLPLVIGNKAALTQVFSNLLSNGVKFVDPDKIPRVRVWAEPRGEWVRLWFKDSGIGINPDQQQRIFVMFEGLSQKYEGTGIGLAIVQKLVERIKGRVGFESESGKGSRFWVELRKAT